DNA from Actinoplanes sp. SE50/110:
CCGATCAGATTCCCCAGCGAGACGGTGCGGCCACCGGCGCCGACCACCGCGACGGTCTGCGCGGCCGCCAGTTGCCGGCTCCATCGCCGGGCCAGCCAGCGCAGCGGCGGCTTGATCGGCTGGATCGCGCCGATGTCCGGACAGGTGCCGACCACCACCTTGCAGCCCGCCTCGCGCAGCCGGCGGACCGCGTCGCCCAGGTGCCGGACCGCCTCGGCCCGGGCCGAGACGTGCGTGACGTCGTTCCCGCCGATCAGGATGATCGCCAGGTCGGGGTGGTGCTCCAGGGCCGCGTCGACCTGCCACGGCAGGCCCGACGAGACGCATCCGACGACGGCGAACCGGTGCAGCTGGACGGGCCGCTGCAGGCGGCGGGAGATCCCGGTGGCGAACAGCGCGCCGGGCGTCTCCCGGGGCCGGTGCACGCCGTAACCGGCGGCCGACGAATCCCCGAGGACGGCCAGACTGATCGGCCTGCCGTGGAACTTCGCTCCGTAGATCCCGTCGCCGCGGGGCGGCGGTGCCTCGGCCAGCGGGATGATCCGCCGGGCGTCGGCGGCCTGCCGCAGCAGTAGGCCGGCCGAGATCGCGGTGACGCCGGCCAGTGCTCCGGTGACCTGGCCGGCGATCCGGCCGGCCGTACGGATCCGCTGCCGGTCCTCGGCGGTCAGGCCGCGGAAGTGGATAACAGTGCTGTTCACAGTGTCCCTCGCTGTCGTCCGAAGGGAACCAACCGGCCCGGAGTCGCCTCCCGGTGCGGCCATGATCGGCACCCAACGTCGGGATTCGAGGCTAACTCGGTCTCGCGAGGGGCAATCATGGCGTACCCAAGTCATGCTGGAGTTGCGGAAAGGGGAACAGAGATGGCGAAAACTCTGAAACGTGCGGCGGCGTTCAGCGCACTGGGCCGGGCGCTGATGTCCGGCGCCCGCGGTGGCCCGTCGCTGAGCAAACGGATCTCGGCGCTGCCTCGCATGGTCAAAGCGACCACCAGGGGGGAGTACGACGGCGGCATGCGGCTCGCCCTGATGGCGGCGGCCACCGCGTACGTCGTCTCGCCGATCGACGCCGTGCCGGAGGCCTTCCTGTGGGTCTTCGGGCTGATCGACGACGCGGTGATGGTGACCTGGCTGGCCGGCACCGTGCTCAGCGAGACCGAGCGGTTCCTGGAGTGGGAGAGGCTGGCGAAGCCCGTCGTCGTACGCTGAAGCGTGCGCTATTACGACAACGTGGTCGAGATCATCGGCAACACCCCGCTGGTCCGACTCAACAGCGTGACCGACGGCATCAGTGCCACCGTGCTGGCCAAGGTCGAGTACATGAATCCGGGCGGTTCGGTCAAGGACCGGATCGCCCTGCGGATGGTGCAGGACGCCGAGGAGGCGGGCCTGCTCAAGCCGGGCGGCACCATCGT
Protein-coding regions in this window:
- a CDS encoding SGNH/GDSL hydrolase family protein encodes the protein MNSTVIHFRGLTAEDRQRIRTAGRIAGQVTGALAGVTAISAGLLLRQAADARRIIPLAEAPPPRGDGIYGAKFHGRPISLAVLGDSSAAGYGVHRPRETPGALFATGISRRLQRPVQLHRFAVVGCVSSGLPWQVDAALEHHPDLAIILIGGNDVTHVSARAEAVRHLGDAVRRLREAGCKVVVGTCPDIGAIQPIKPPLRWLARRWSRQLAAAQTVAVVGAGGRTVSLGNLIGPMFEADPARMFGSDRFHPSAEGYARAAAVMMPTVMAALGEDDRPAVPLAESVRTLPEAAVEAVRAPGTEVSPVRSGKRWAQLRRHPWFGEQRHWFGSLSARSVPQPQAPGPIRAAS
- a CDS encoding YkvA family protein produces the protein MAKTLKRAAAFSALGRALMSGARGGPSLSKRISALPRMVKATTRGEYDGGMRLALMAAATAYVVSPIDAVPEAFLWVFGLIDDAVMVTWLAGTVLSETERFLEWERLAKPVVVR